A segment of the Candidatus Neomarinimicrobiota bacterium genome:
AAATCATGGCATCTGCCTGATTTTTTGTATCGATGAGCTCTCTGGCTTTGTTGTCTTCATCAGCATGCTTTTCAGCATCATTGATCATAGCTTCCTTCTCAGCATCAGTTAAACCACTGGATGCCTCGATACGAATGGATTGTTCCTTACCAGAAGCTTTGTCTTTGGCGGATACAGACATGATACCATTGGCATCAATATCAAAGGTAACCTCAATCTGTGGGATGCCCCGTGGAGCAGGTGGGATACCATCCAGAATAAAACGACCCATTGATTTATTATCTGCTGCCATCTGGCGCTCACCCTGTAGAATATGAATTTCCACCTGTGTCTGGTTATCAGCAGCCGTCGAGAAGGTTTCACTTTTCTTGGTTGGAATAGTGGTGTTTCTCTCAATAAGGCGTGTACACACACCACCCAGAGTTTCAATACCAACTGAAAGCGGTGTTACATCAAGCAATAGTACATCTGAAACGGTGCCGGATAAAACACCACCCTGAATGGCAGCCCCCATGGCAACGACTTCATCAGGATTTACACCGCGGTTAGGCTCTTGTCCGAAAATTTCCTGTACAATCGCTTGGACCATAGGAATGCGTGTAGATCCTCCTACGAGAATAACTTCGTTGATATCTTTGGCTGTTAGCCCCGCATCTTTTATAGCATTGATACAAGGTTGCTTGATTCTCTTGAAGAGATCATCGGTCAAGCTCTCAAACTTGGCACGAGTAAGTGTGAGCACAAGGTGCTTTGGACCCGTCTGATCTGCAGTGATGTATGGCAGGTTAATCTCAGTGGAACTCGTACTGGAAAGCTCAACTTTAGCTTTTTCTGATGCTTCTTTGAGTCTCTGCATACCCATAGCATCTTTGGAAAGGTCGATTCCCTCTGATTTCTTGAATTCGGCTACCAGCCACTCAATTATGGCCTGGTCCCAATCGTCACCACCAAGGTGAGTATCACCATTTGTTGATTTCACCTCAAAAACGCCATCACCAAGTTCGAGTACTGAGATATCAAAGGTTCCACCACCAAGGTCAAAGACCGCAATGGTTTCATCATTTTTCTTGTCCAGACCGTAAGCCAATGCTGCTGCGGTTGGTTCGTTTATGATACGCAGGACGTTCAATCCAGCAATTTTTCCTGCATCTTTGGTAGCCTGGCGTTGGGAGTCGTTAAAATAGGCGGGTACAGTAATAACAGCATCGTCAACTTTTTCACCCAGATATTCTTCAGCCGTTTGCTTCATTTTCTGAAGCACCATTGCTGAAATTTCTGGTGGAGAGTAAGAATCATCCCCCACTTGTATTTGGCTACGTCCACCAGGACCACTAATTACTTTATAAGGAACTTCTTCTATTTCCCTCTCAACTTCGCTGAATTTGCGACCCATAAATCTTTTGACAGAATAAATTGTATTGGTGGGATTAGTGATAGCCTGCCTTTTTGCAGGTTGTCCAACAAGACGATTTCCCTCTTTTGTGAATGCGACTACCGAAGGAGTTGTTCTCCCCCCCTCAGAGTTTGTAATTACTACTGAGTCTTTACCCTCAATTACAGCAACGCAAGAATTTGTGGTACCTAAATCAATACCGATAACTTTACCCATGTTTCACCTCAATCATATGTTAACTAATATTTGCATGTATTTCATAGCACCACTACAATGACAACTCCTGTGCCAACCCAAAAAGTGAGCCATATGGGCGGATATTGTTGAATTTATGAGCCGATATGGCAGTTTAAATAGAAAAAAGGCTGGATCTTATTTGTCTTGCCGGTAGTGGTTCACAATTGGCATACGACGGCCAATACCGAATGCTTTTGATGATACGCGGATTCCTGGGGGCATTTGTTGACGTTTATATTCATTCATACGAACTTTATGCAGGAGATCTTTGACCAACTTTTTATCCCATCCCTTGGAGATGAGCGTCGAAAGATCAGAATGCTCTTCGATAATAGCATTTACTAATGGTCCAACTACCTCATAGTCAAATGGATCGACTTGGTTGTCACGAAGTTCCGCACTGGGTTCTTTAGTGATGGTATTTTGGGGTATCAGGTCAGTATTGTTGATTTGATTGTAATAATTGGCCAATCTGTAGACCATACTTTTGCCTATATCGCTTATCACAGCCAATCCACCTGACATATCTCCATACAGAGTGCAATACCCCAGAGCAATTTCAGTCTTGTTGCCAGTGGTTAGAAGCAAACTGCCATCTTTATTTGAAAAGCTCATGAGGATATTTCCGCGAATTCTAGCCTGCAGGTTCTCCTCCGGAAGACCGCTGAGGGGTGCACCAAGAATTTGGGTATATGTGCTCTGGAATCCATCGAAAATGGTGCCTATAGGAACATTGAGATACTCCATTCCAAGATTCATAGCAAGTATTTCAGCATCTTTTACACTATGGTCAGATGAATACTTTGAAGGCATGGCAATGCCTAAAACGTTTTTTGCACCAAGTGCTTCCACAGCAATAGCTGCAGTTACGGCAGAGTCAATACCGCCAGATAAGCCCAAGACCGCCTTGGAATGTCCGGTTTTAGAAAAATAATCATGAACACCCAGGACCAAACCTTTGAAAACTTGTTCTTCTTTCAGAATATCAGGCAACTCAACTGAATTGCTCGTTGTGGAAGTGGCGGGTAGAATTACTTCACTGATACTTTCCTTGAATTGAGGACAAATGTGCACCCAGTCTGCATTTTCATTGGCAACCATTGACATACCATCAAATACAAGCTGATCTTGTCCACCCACTAAATTGACATAAATATATGGTTTATTATATTTCTCTATCTTATTGAGTATCAGCTTACTACGTTCAATGTACTTATTGGTTACAAAGGGTGAAGCTGATAGATTAATAAACAGATCAACTCCCATATCACCGAGGATATCACAAATCTTATAGTCTATGTTTTCATCCCACAAATCTTCACAAACATGTATACCCAAACGGAGGGTTTCACCATTTCTGAAGGTAATGGAGACTGGTTCATTGTCACGACCAGGTTTAAAATAGCGCCATTCATCAAAGACATCGTATGTTGGCAATAGTGATTTATTTACCCATTGAACAAGTTTCCCATGCTGAAGAACGGCGACACCATTATAGGTATCTGTTCCATCATAGTGAATTGCACCAATGAGCGTCAGCATTTCACCTGATGCAGCAGCAAGTTTGTCCACCATCTTTTGGTTTTCGCGAATAAAATATTTTTCAAGGATGAGATCTTGCGCTGGATATCCAGGGATAAACATTTCAGGAAAAACCAGCAAATCCTTGCCTGAGGCTTCCATCTTCTCCATGATTGCTAATGCGTGGTCAGCATTGGCCTGTAAGGCACCTACAGTGGGATTGACCTGAGCGATTACCAAATTAAGATCACTTTTCATTAATCTTTCTCTCCGATCAACTCGAATATGCGCTTTACTGCATTGTCTGGATTATTTACTGCCTCTAATTCCTTGATATCCCATGAGCTATACCCAATTACAGGTTTTCCATATCCCAGAGTATAGGCTATTTCGGAAAGCGTCCCGAAAGCACCCTCGACTGCGATGGCCGCGTGAACTGATCGGATGATGATACCATTTCGGAGATCTCCCATTCCTGTCATTATAGGAACATCAATATAATCGTTGGCATCGAGACCATCAGAATCCTTAAGAATGCCCACAACAATACCGCCCCCTGCTTTTGCACCCTTGCTTGCCGCTTCCATGATTCCTGCACCGCCCCCTGTATACACAATAGCTCCTCTCTCTGCGAGAAGTTTACCTGTGTCAAAGGCGAATTGGATTCCAGATGGACTTGCATCTCTTGCGCCAATGATGGCTATTCGTTTTCCGGTTTCGGATTTGATCATGGATTTAGACGTGAAATGGTCCTTGGAAAAGGTATGGTTTCGCGAATATGTTGCAATCCACATAACCAGGATACGACTCTTTCAACTCCTAATCCAAAACCTGAATGAGGGAAAGAACCGTAGCGACGAAGATCCAGATACCAGTCGTAATCTTCTTCTATGGAACCATCCTGCTTAATACGCTCGATCAGGGCGTCGATATCATCTTCACGTTGTGATCCACCAATGATTTCACCATAACCTTCAGGAGCCAACATATCCAGGGCCATGGCCTGTTTATCGTTCTCAGGATCGCGTTTCATATAAAACGCTTTGATGGCAGATGGATAGCGATGTACCATCACAGGACTTTCAAATTGACTTGATATGACGGTTTCGTCACCACCACCAAAGTCATCACCCCATTCAAATTCAACACCATTGTCATTAAGAATTTTTACTGCCTCTGTATATGATATGCGAGGAAATGGTTTCTGAATCGCTTCTAATTTTGAAATGTCTCGCTCGAGTGTCTCTAGTTCAGGACTACGCTGCTCTAAAACTTTTGAAACAATGTAAAAAACGAAATCTTCAGCCACATCCATGTTCATATC
Coding sequences within it:
- the dnaK gene encoding molecular chaperone DnaK — protein: MGKVIGIDLGTTNSCVAVIEGKDSVVITNSEGGRTTPSVVAFTKEGNRLVGQPAKRQAITNPTNTIYSVKRFMGRKFSEVEREIEEVPYKVISGPGGRSQIQVGDDSYSPPEISAMVLQKMKQTAEEYLGEKVDDAVITVPAYFNDSQRQATKDAGKIAGLNVLRIINEPTAAALAYGLDKKNDETIAVFDLGGGTFDISVLELGDGVFEVKSTNGDTHLGGDDWDQAIIEWLVAEFKKSEGIDLSKDAMGMQRLKEASEKAKVELSSTSSTEINLPYITADQTGPKHLVLTLTRAKFESLTDDLFKRIKQPCINAIKDAGLTAKDINEVILVGGSTRIPMVQAIVQEIFGQEPNRGVNPDEVVAMGAAIQGGVLSGTVSDVLLLDVTPLSVGIETLGGVCTRLIERNTTIPTKKSETFSTAADNQTQVEIHILQGERQMAADNKSMGRFILDGIPPAPRGIPQIEVTFDIDANGIMSVSAKDKASGKEQSIRIEASSGLTDAEKEAMINDAEKHADEDNKARELIDTKNQADAMIYSTEKNLKEYGEKVPGEMRAMIEEKVEALKSANNTTDKVAIDKAIAALTEIWNQASGSMYEAVKDDAEGSAEGAKQAGGKASDDEEVEEADFEVVDESEPKE
- a CDS encoding NAD+ synthase, coding for MKSDLNLVIAQVNPTVGALQANADHALAIMEKMEASGKDLLVFPEMFIPGYPAQDLILEKYFIRENQKMVDKLAAASGEMLTLIGAIHYDGTDTYNGVAVLQHGKLVQWVNKSLLPTYDVFDEWRYFKPGRDNEPVSITFRNGETLRLGIHVCEDLWDENIDYKICDILGDMGVDLFINLSASPFVTNKYIERSKLILNKIEKYNKPYIYVNLVGGQDQLVFDGMSMVANENADWVHICPQFKESISEVILPATSTTSNSVELPDILKEEQVFKGLVLGVHDYFSKTGHSKAVLGLSGGIDSAVTAAIAVEALGAKNVLGIAMPSKYSSDHSVKDAEILAMNLGMEYLNVPIGTIFDGFQSTYTQILGAPLSGLPEENLQARIRGNILMSFSNKDGSLLLTTGNKTEIALGYCTLYGDMSGGLAVISDIGKSMVYRLANYYNQINNTDLIPQNTITKEPSAELRDNQVDPFDYEVVGPLVNAIIEEHSDLSTLISKGWDKKLVKDLLHKVRMNEYKRQQMPPGIRVSSKAFGIGRRMPIVNHYRQDK
- a CDS encoding TIGR00725 family protein; its protein translation is MIKSETGKRIAIIGARDASPSGIQFAFDTGKLLAERGAIVYTGGGAGIMEAASKGAKAGGGIVVGILKDSDGLDANDYIDVPIMTGMGDLRNGIIIRSVHAAIAVEGAFGTLSEIAYTLGYGKPVIGYSSWDIKELEAVNNPDNAVKRIFELIGEKD